The Rhodococcus sp. B50 DNA window TCGTCGCTTTTCTCGTCCGCGCGGGGCGCCGGGACGCACTCACATGGGTGTGGTGCGGAGTCTGCGCTGCAGTCGCCCTGGTGGCCGCGACCTTTCTGATCATCCATTTCGGCACCAGCACCCTCGACGGCCTCGCCGCCGAGATCGCCGCCGGGATCGCGTCCGTTGTCGCGGTCGTCATCATCACGGTGATGGTGTTGTGGATGCGGACCGCGGCTCGTTCCATCTCCGGCGACCTGCGGTCCGGAATGGAGAAGGCCCTGATCGTGGGCCCGTCCGCAGTGCTCTCGCTCGCCTTCTTCGCGGTCGGCCGCGAAGGACTCGAGACAGCTCTGCTGATGGTCGGATACGCCGAGAACACCGCAGGAAGCCCGTGGCCGCTCGTCGGCCTCCTGCTCGGCATCGCCCTCGCGGTCGTGCTGTCCGTGATGCTGTATTTCGGCGCGGTCCGGATCGACATGGCGAAGTTCTTCAAGCTCACCGGGATATGTCTCGTGGTCGTGGCCGCAGGAATCCTCGGATACGGGGTGCGGGCCCTGCAGATCGGCGGCGTCCTGCCGGGTGCCTCGGCGACCGTCTTCGATGTCTCCGATCACTACGATTCCGGCAGCTGGTACGGCACCGTTCTCGGCGGCATCCTCAACCTGCGCCCCGACCCGACCGTCCTCCAGTTCGCCGCATGGCTCACCTATCTGGTGATCGTCCTGTTCCTCTTCCTCCGGCCCGTCTCGGCCGACCGGCACGCGCGATCGGTGCAGCAACCCGCCGGCACCTGATCCCCACCCGTCCCGACCTCACGATCTCGCCTTCGAAAGGTTCCGTAGATGCGCCGAACCATCAGCTTCCTCGCTGCGGCCGCCGTCCTTCCGTTCGCCGTTGCGGGCTGCACCGAGAAGGCGACCTCCGACGCAGAGGCCGTGTCGGTCACCGCGACGGATTCGTCCTGCGAGGTCTCCGCCGCCGAGGGCGTCACGGGACATTCGACGTTCGCCGTCACCAACAACGGTTCGAAGGTCACCGAGTTCTATGTCTTCGCCGCCGGCGACCGGGCTCTGGGCGAAGTCGAGAACATCGGTCCGGGACTGACCCGGCAACTCATCGTGAACATCCCCGAACCCGGCGACTACGAACTGTCGTGCCGGCCGGGCATGGTGGGCGACGGTATCCGTCGACCGTTCACCGTGACCGGCGACTCGCAGGCCGCGACGAACGCCGACGGGAAGCTCGCGGAGGCAGCGGACGGGTACCGCCGCTACATCAGGAGCCAGGCCGATGCGCTGGTCGTCACCACCGGCGAGTTCGTGGCGGCGGTCCGCGCGAACGATGTCGACGAGGCGAAGCGGTTGTTCCCGCTCTCCCGCACCTACTTCGAACGGATCGAACCCGAAGCCGAGAGCTTCGGTGACCTGGATCCGCGCTTGGACCTGCGCGAGGCCGACCTGGAACCGGGGCAGGAATGGACAGGCTTCCATCGCCTCGAGAAGGACCTGTGGGTGACCGGTCCGCAGCCCGATACCGGTGTGATCTCCGACCTGCTCGTCGCCGACGTCGCCGAGCTGGCCGGTCTGGTGAACGCGGAGGACTATGTCATCGATCCCACCCGGATCGCGGGCGACGCACAAGGGCTGCTCGACGAGATCTCCACGTCGAAGATCACCGGCGAGGAGGACATCTTCTCGCACACCGATCTGTACGACTTCCAGGCGAACGTCGACGGTTCGCAGGCCGCGATCGCGGCATTGCGGCCCATCCTCGACGAACAGGACCCGTCGCTCGGTCCTGCCATCGACGCCCGGTTCGCGGATCTCGATGCAGCGCTGGCCCAGTACCGGGAGGGTGAAGGTTTCGTCTCGTACGACGCCGTCACCGAACCGCAGCGTCAGGAACTGTCACGGCTGATCGACGCCTTGTCCGCCGAGGTCAGCAAGGTACAGGGGATCGTGGCGGAAGCCGCAGGACTATGACCCGACCGGACTCCTCCCCCAGCATCTCGCGCCGCCGGTTGCTCGGCGCCGCGGGTGCGGGAGCGGTTCTCGCCGGTACCGGCGCGGTGGTCGGTCGTGTCACCGCTCCCTCGTCCGAGGACGTCGCCGCCGGCACCGTGGTCCCGTTCCGCGGCGAACACCAGGCCGGGATCGTCACTCCCGCACAAGATCGCATGCACTTCGTCACCTTCGACGTGACCACACGCGACCGCAACGAGCTGATCGCATTGTTGACGGCATGGACCGCGATGGCCGAACGCATGACGACAGGTCTCGAGGCCACCGAGAACGGCGCGACCGGCGACGGCGGATACCGACCGCCGAGCGACACCGGTGAAGCACTGGACCTGGCGGCATCCCGGCTGACCCTCACCATCGGCTTCGGACCGTCGTTGTTCGACGACCGCTTCGGTCTCGCCCACCTCAGGCCCGCTGCGCTGGTGGACCTCCCGCACTTTCCCGCCGACAACCTCGATCCGGCTCGCAGCGGCGGCGACATCGCCATCCAGGCGTGCGCCGACGACCCGCAGGTCGCGGTCCACGCGATCCGCAATCTCGCGCGGGTCGCCTTCGGCACGGCATCGGTGCGCTGGTCGCAACTGGGATTCGGCCGCACCTCCTCGACCTCGACGTCACAGGCCACACCCCGGAACCTGTTCGGCTTCAAGGACGGCACCAACAACCTCAAGGCGGAGGATCCCCGGGCACTCACCGAATCGGTGTGGGTGGCGTCCGGCGACGACCGGCCGTGGCTGGCAGGGGGTACCTATCTGGTGGCGCGGCGCATCCGGATGCTCATCGAACAGTGGGACCGCACGGTGCTGGGCGAGCAGGAAGCAGTCATCGGACGTGACAAGCGGGAAGGCGCACCGCTCGGCAGGACGAACGAATTCGACGAACTGGACCTCGAGTCGAGCGGCCCGGACGGCCCGTTCGTTCCCACCACCGCCCATGTGCGGCTCGCGTCCGCTCAGCATCTCGGGGGCATCCGTATCCTGCGACGTGGCTACAACTTCACCGACGGATCCGACGGGTTCGGCCACCTCGACGCGGGACTGTTCTTCGTCGCCTTCTGCCGCAACCCGCTCGAACAGTTCGTGCCGATGCAACTCGAACTCGCACGGCACGACGGACTCAACGAGTACATCCAGCACGTCGGGTCGGCCGTGTTCGCGTGCCCGCCCGGAGCGGCGGGTGAAGACTATTGGGGTCGGTCGCTGTTCGAGGCCTGACAGTGCGTCTCCCTGGTCTTCGCAGCGGTTCACAGCACCACCACATGAGACAGGCCCGTGCGCTGTCTGCGACGGGCCTTCCGTGCCGAGCACGAGGAAACCTCGGTGGAGCCCCCTGTCAGGATTGAACTGACGACCGCTCGCTTACAAGGCGAGTGCTCTACCACTGAGCTAAGGAGGCACTGAACTCGATGGTCGCGGACGACCGTGAGCGACGCCATCATATAGCGCGTCACACTCCCGGCGCGCACCCACCCGCCTTCGTTACGGTGGATTGCATGCCCGCCTTCTCCGTTTCCCTCAGCCGTACCGGAGGCCGCGGACGGTGAGCCGCTTCGACGACTTCCTCGATCGGGTTCTCGGTACCCGCCGCGCGACCATCGACGCGGTCACCGAAGCACCGGCGCCACTGCAGCCGATCGATCTGACCGACGACGCGGTGGTCGCCGAGGCACTCGACGTCGCCGTGCGCGTCGGTGAGGTTCTTCTCGCGTCGGGTACGGGTGCGATCGACACTGCCGAGCAGGTGCGGTTCGTCGCTGCCACCTACGGCCTGGCGCAGTGCGACGTCGACGTCACCTACAACTCCATCGTGTTGTCGGCCTATCGCGGACCGACGATGCCGCCGTCGAGCACGATGCGGGTGGTGCACTACCGCTCGATGGACTTCACGCGACTCGCGGCCGTCGACCGCCTGACCCGCCGCATCCGCCGCGACGCGATCTCGCCCGCGCAGGCGCACGAGGAACTGCTCGCCATCACCACCAAGGCGCATCCGTACAACCGCTGGGTGGCGACGATCGCATGGTCGGCCATGGCCGCGTCGATCGCCGTGCTCCTCGGCGGCGACGCGCTCGTCGCTCTCGTCGCCTTCGGCTCGACGTTCGTCATCGACCGCGTCAACCGCAAACTGAATGCGGCCGGACTGCCGTTCTTCTTCCAGCATCTGGTGGGCGGGATCATCGCCACGGCCCCCGCGATCACGCTGTACGGGATACGGGAGACCATCGGCGTCGAAGTATCCCCCGGACTGATCATCGCGGCCGGGGTGACGGTGCTGTTGTCCGGGCTGTCGCTCGTCGGTTCGGTGCAGGACGCCATCACCGGTGCTCCCATCACGGCGTCGGCGCGCTTCTTCGAGGTGCTGATGATGACGGGCGGGATCATCGCGGGCGTCGCGACGACGCTGCGGGTCGCCTCGGTGTTCGGCGCCGAACTTCCCCTCATCAGCTACGAGGCGCTACCCGATCTCACCCAGTTGCCGACGAAGATCCTGGCCGGTGCCGCCGCGGCGTTGTTCTACGCCCTCGCCTGCTACGCCGAGCGTCGTGCCCTCACAGTCGCCGCGCTCGCCGGCGCCACCGGCAGCCTGGGCTACCAGCTCGCGCTCGGGCTGTCGCTCGGCCCGATCATCTCGTCCGCCCTCGCCGCGACCGTGATCGGTTTCGCAGGTGGTCTGATGGCCCGCCGCGCGCTCACGCCGCCGCTGGTCGTCGCCGTCGCCGGCATCACGCCGCTGCTGCCCGGTCTCGCCCTCTACCGCGGCCTCTACGCGATGCTCCGCAACCAGATGGCTACCGGCATGACGGCGCTGTTCTCGGCGTTCGGCATCGGTTGTGCGCTCGCTGCCGGTGTCACGCTCGGCGAATGGCTCGCCCGCCGCACCCGGAACCCGCGGGGTGTCCTTCGCGTCGGCGCGCTGCGCCGCCCGCAGCTGCGGCGGATCCCCCGGATCCGGCTGGACAAGAACCGCCCGGTGTGGCGGCCGGCGCCCGGACCCGTCACAGGCCCGATACCGGTGGGGTCGCTGCACACCGGACCGATACCCACCGCTCCCGGAACCGGGCCGATCGCGACAGGACCGATCGCCACCGGACCGATACCCACCGGCCCGATCGGGTCGGGCCCGCTGGCGACGGGACCGATCCCCGTCACCTCGCAGGGGTCGTCGGGCCGGGAGGCCGGATCGTCCGTACAAACGACGAGAGCCACGCTGCGCTTTCGGCGCGGGCGTGACTCTCGGCGGATCTGACGGAAGCGTTCAGCTGCCTTGACGGGCCTTCTCGTCGGCTTCCATTGCGTCGCGAAGGCTCTTCGGACGCATGTCGGTCCAATTCTGCTCGACGTACTCGACGCAAGCGGCGCGCGACTCTTCGCCGAATACCACCCGCCACCCCTGCGGAACCTCGGCGAAGGTCGGCCACAGCGAGTACTGCTCCTCATCGTTGATGAGGACGTAGAAGCGGCCGTCTTCGTCGTCAAATGGATTCGTGCTCATCTCGCCTCACTTGTTGCGTAGGTGTGATGGTCCGATATCCTACCAAGCTCGTCGATTCCACCCCCGGCTCCGGGCAGGCGAAGCTCCCGGCGTTCGACGATCGAGGTCAGGATCTCCCCCGCGCGGATCGCTGCGTTGGACAGCAACGACGCGGTCAGACCGTGTGTCTTCTCGGTGCCGCCCTGCAAGTAGATATCGGCCGTGATGCTCTCGGGCAGCGGCAGACGGTAGTCGCGGGCGACGGACAGGATGGGAGATTCGGGCGCGAGATCGCCGAGCAGCGGCTGCAGCGATGTCGGTTCGAAGCCGGTCGCGAGGACCACCGCGTCGCATTCGAGCGTCTCGGTGTCTCCTTCGAGATTGTTGCGGACCTCGACGGTGATTCCACCGTCGTTCTCGATCACCGACACGACCTCCGCGGCACGACGCATGAACAGGCGGCGGCGACCGCTGACCCGCTCGCGGTACTCGGTCGCGTACAGGGCCTCGATGAGTTCCGGGGACACCACCGAATAGTTGGTGCTGCGGTGCAGCGCGAGCAGACGCTCTCGCTCCGACAGCGGTGCCGCATGCAGCTCGTCGACGACCTGCGGGTCGAAGATGCGGTTCGCGTACGGGCTGTCGTCTGCGGGGCTGTATCCGAAGCGGTTGAAGATGTTGTGGACCTCGGCCTGCGGGTAGTGCGTGTGCAGGTACTGCACGACCTCGGCGGCGCTCTGTCCGGCACCGACCACCACGAAGCGCTGGTGCTGCGGCTCCGGCATGCCCTCGATGTGAAAGAGGAAGTGGTGGTTGTGGAAGCAGCGGGCCGACTCGGTCGCCCACTTCGGGAGGCGGGCCCGCAATCCGACCCCGACCACGACGCTGTGCGCGTACACGACGTTCCCGTCGGCGGTCTGCACGGCGAAGAGGTCGGCGACCCCGTTGTGGTTGTGGACGGTCTCGACCGAGACCACCTCGGTCCCGTAGCGGACGTCGGCGGCGACACGCGTGGCCGCCCACTGCAGGTAGTCCTGGAACTCGTGGCGTGTGGGAAAGAACGTCTGGTGATTGACGAAGTCCACGAGACGGCCACGATCGTGCAGGTAGGAGAAGAAGCTGTAGGAGCTCGTGGGGTTCCGGAAGGTGACCAGATCCTTGGGGAACGCGATCTGCATCGTGGCGCCTTCGAGCAACATGCCCGGGTGCCAGGCGAAGGCCGACTGCCGTTCGAAGAAGCGTGCCCGGATCGCCGCGGAGGGATTGTCGGTGTTGTGCTCCTCGACGGCGATCGCGAGCGCCAGGTTCGAGGGGCCGAAACCGATACCGACGAGGTCGAAGACGTCCCCTTGCGAGTTGCCCTCCGACCTCCCCGCGTCATCGGCGACAAGGCTGGAACGGTCGGTCATCACTCAACTTCCGTACTAGGGGGCCGGAGCGGCCCGTGATCGGTTCGTACGAGACTCGAAGGTAGCTCAGGCTAACCTTTGTTCGGTGAGCGTACCAGCGCCCGACGGTCCGCGGGGCCGTCCCGACTTCCGCGATCACGAGGACCTTCGTCGCCTTCCGCAGACGGGTGCACGCCACAGACGACGGGCGCGGTGGATCGTCGCCGATTCCACCGCGCCCGCTTGCAGATTTCCCCTGCGGAGGCCCCTTACGAAGCCAGGAAGTCCACCAGGATCTTGTTGACCGCTTCGGGCCGCTCGAGATAGCCGTAGTGCCCGGCGTCCGGGATCTCCTCGTAACGCGCACCCGGGACAGCGTCCGCCACCTCGCGCGACAGGTAGGCCGGGATCATCCGGTCGTCGGCGAACCCGACGGCCAGGCACGGCACCGTGATGTCGCGGTAGGCCGCGCGCCGATCGAACTCCCGGTCCATGCCGAGCTGCGCGCGCACACCCGCTGACACCTTTCCGCCGCTGAACTCGAAAACGTCCAGCCAGTCCCGTGCGGTGTGCTCGTCGGCCAGCGATGCCGGCGACAGATTCATCACGGCCGTCACGGCGGCCTGATACTTCGGCGGCAACTCGACGCCGCTGTCGTAGAGCTGCCGCTCACCCTCGGTGAGCGTCAGCTGGAACTGGTCCATGCGGGCGTGCCCGGCGAGGAAGGCGGCCTTGCGGACCAGGTCCGGGCGGGCGAGCGCCAGCTCCTGCGCGACGCGCGCACCCATCGACGTGCCGATCACGTGGGCGGGACCGCCGAGCAGTTCGATCAACCCGGCTGTGTCCTTCACCAGGTCGTCGATGGTCATCCCGCCGAGGCTCTCACCCGACGGCGCGATGCCGCGGTTGTCGAAGGTGGCGACCCGGTAGCCGGCCTTCACGAGCGCGGGCACCTGGTGCAGGTCCCACACGCGCCCCGGACTGCCCGTGCCCATGATGAGGACGACGAGATCACCCGTCCCCTTGACCTGGTAGTTCAGCGGGATGCCGTTCACGGTGGCGATGGGCATGAATACCTTCCTCGACGAGAGCGCGGTGGTGCGCCGCGGGTCGGCGCCGTGACGTCGTGCCCTGTGAGCACACACTGCACATACACGGGAGCGCTGCGCTCACAGCACGACCGTCCTACGGTACCGCGACGAAGAACTGCAGGACCGCGCCAGGACGGCCACGGAAGGCGGGTGGCGGCGAGCTGTCCGATTCTCCTAGAGTCGAAGGACGATGCGTGCTCGCACAGAGCAGCGACCCCGGGAGGACATCATGGCCGCGGACCCGACCACCGCGAACGACATCGCCGACGAGGATCTCGAACCCGTCGCCGACGAGACCGCACGACAGGCGCAACGAGTCGTCGCCGCCTACGCAGAGAACGCGGACGAGTGCCGCATGCTGCTGTCGATGCTCGGCATCAGTCCCAGCGACAAGCACTGACGAGCACCACACCCACCCCGCCGAAAGAGGACCAGAACGTGACAGCAGGCGAAGCGGACGCAGCGGGGAACCACGACTCGCACGCCGGGTCGGACTTCGTGGTCGTCGCCAATCGCCTGCCGGTCGACCTCGAACGGCTTCCCGACGGCACCACCCGCTGGAAGCGCAGCCCCGGCGGGCTCGTCACCGCGCTCGAGCCGATCCTGCGGTCGAACAACGGTGCCTGGGTCGGCTGGGCCGGCGTGGCCGACGCCGAGTCCGGCATCATCGTCGAGGACGGACTGACCCTGCATTCGGTGCGGTTGAGTACCGAGGACATCGCCGACTACTACGAGGGGTTCTCCAACGCCACCCTGTGGCCGCTCTACCACGACGTGATCGTCCGGCCGGAGTACCGGCGCGAATGGTGGAACTCCTACGTCGAGATCAACCGGCGTTTCGCCGAGGAGACCGCGAAGGCCGCCGCCGAGGGTGCGACCGTCTGGATCCAGGACTATCAGCTGCAGCTGGTGCCGAAGATGCTGCGGATGCTCCGTCCCGACCTGACGATCGGGTTCTTCCTGCACATCCCGTTCCCGCCGATCGAACTGTTCATGCAGCTGCCGTGGCGGACGGAGATCGTCGAGGGCCTCCTCGGCGCCGACCTCATCGGCTTCCACCTTCCGGGAGGCGCACAGAACTTCCTGTATCTCGCACGACGTCTTGCGGGAGCGCAGACCTCGCGCGGCAACATCGGTATCCGGTCGAAGCTCGGCGTGGTCCAGGTCGGCTTCCGGTCGGTGCGCGTCGGCGCGTTTCCCATCTCCATCGAGTCGGGCCGGCTCGACCAGCAGTCGCGGAGCAGGGCGATCCGGGACCGCGCCAAAGCGCTGCGCAAGGAACTCGGGAATCCGAAGAAGATCCTGCTCGGTGTCGACCGGCTCGACTACACCAAGGGCATCGACGTGCGGCTCGACGCGGTGCACGAACTTCTCGCCGAGGGCCGCATGGACCCGAAGGACACCGTCATGGTGCAGCTCGCCACCCCGAGCCGGGAGCGGGTCGATTCCTACGTCCACATGCGCGGCGAGATCGAACGGACGGTCAGCCGTATCAACGGCGAGTACGCCGAGGTGGGCCGTCCGGTGGTGCACTACATCCACCGCCCGGTCCCCCGCGACGAACTCATCGCGTTCTTCGTCGCCGCCGACGTCATGTTGGTGACCCCGCTGCGCGACGGCATGAATCTCGTCGCCAAGGAGTACATCGCGTGCCGCAGCGATCTCGGCGGGGCGCTGGTGCTCAGCGAATTCACCGGTGCAGCAGCAGAACTACGGCATGCGTTCCTGTGCAATCCGCACGATCTCGACGACGTCAAGGACAAGATCCACGCCGCGATCGAGGTGCCGCGCGAGGACGGCCGGAAGAGAATGCGGGCCCTGCGCCGTCAGGTGCTCACCCACGACGTCGACCGCTGGGCCCGGTCGTTCCTCGACACCCTCGCCAACACCGGCGGCGCCGGCCGCGCGTTGATCGCGCCCGACGAGGTCGGCGAACCCGACCCCGCCTGACAGCCACCTGCTCCTAGATCGGGGTCAACCGGCTGACGAGCCAACGCCCGTCCTGCTTGTCGAGTTCGACGCGCACCCGGCTGCCGCTGCTCACTGCTTCGGGGTTCTCCGAACTCGTCGTGATCTGGTTGAGGAACAGCAAGGTCACGGCGTGGTCGGCGTCGGCGGAGACCACCGAGGACGCCTGCACGCTCACCTGGACGCTGATCGCTTTCTCCTTGGCACCCGGCGCGATGATGTTCTTCATCAGATTCGTGTACTCGTCGCGGAAGTCGCCGGTGAGGCCTTCCGCGGCGGCCTCGGTCTGCGCGTCCACCTGGTCGTGGGTGTAGGCGAGCATCGCGACCGCTTGTTCCTCCGCCGCGACACGCGCCTCGGTCCGCGCCGTCTCGGCGGCGGACTGCTGGACGGCGCCGTAGGCGAGCCAGCCCACCAGGATCGCGAAAACCAGTGCCACGATCGACAATCCGATCGCGATGTGCGGAAGATACGAAACCTGCGAATCCGATGTGGTGTCCGAGGCAGGGGCGTCGGCGGTGGGAGTCTCCGCAGTGGTGGATCCGCCGTCCGTGTCCACAGCCCGACTCGGCACAGCTTCGTCGGTCGTCTTGTCGAGCGTCACGCGTTCGCCCTTCTCGTCGG harbors:
- the efeU gene encoding iron uptake transporter permease EfeU, whose product is MTLLAADVPSVATQLAGSGLIGLREGLEAGIVVTILVAFLVRAGRRDALTWVWCGVCAAVALVAATFLIIHFGTSTLDGLAAEIAAGIASVVAVVIITVMVLWMRTAARSISGDLRSGMEKALIVGPSAVLSLAFFAVGREGLETALLMVGYAENTAGSPWPLVGLLLGIALAVVLSVMLYFGAVRIDMAKFFKLTGICLVVVAAGILGYGVRALQIGGVLPGASATVFDVSDHYDSGSWYGTVLGGILNLRPDPTVLQFAAWLTYLVIVLFLFLRPVSADRHARSVQQPAGT
- the efeO gene encoding iron uptake system protein EfeO; protein product: MRRTISFLAAAAVLPFAVAGCTEKATSDAEAVSVTATDSSCEVSAAEGVTGHSTFAVTNNGSKVTEFYVFAAGDRALGEVENIGPGLTRQLIVNIPEPGDYELSCRPGMVGDGIRRPFTVTGDSQAATNADGKLAEAADGYRRYIRSQADALVVTTGEFVAAVRANDVDEAKRLFPLSRTYFERIEPEAESFGDLDPRLDLREADLEPGQEWTGFHRLEKDLWVTGPQPDTGVISDLLVADVAELAGLVNAEDYVIDPTRIAGDAQGLLDEISTSKITGEEDIFSHTDLYDFQANVDGSQAAIAALRPILDEQDPSLGPAIDARFADLDAALAQYREGEGFVSYDAVTEPQRQELSRLIDALSAEVSKVQGIVAEAAGL
- the efeB gene encoding iron uptake transporter deferrochelatase/peroxidase subunit — encoded protein: MTRPDSSPSISRRRLLGAAGAGAVLAGTGAVVGRVTAPSSEDVAAGTVVPFRGEHQAGIVTPAQDRMHFVTFDVTTRDRNELIALLTAWTAMAERMTTGLEATENGATGDGGYRPPSDTGEALDLAASRLTLTIGFGPSLFDDRFGLAHLRPAALVDLPHFPADNLDPARSGGDIAIQACADDPQVAVHAIRNLARVAFGTASVRWSQLGFGRTSSTSTSQATPRNLFGFKDGTNNLKAEDPRALTESVWVASGDDRPWLAGGTYLVARRIRMLIEQWDRTVLGEQEAVIGRDKREGAPLGRTNEFDELDLESSGPDGPFVPTTAHVRLASAQHLGGIRILRRGYNFTDGSDGFGHLDAGLFFVAFCRNPLEQFVPMQLELARHDGLNEYIQHVGSAVFACPPGAAGEDYWGRSLFEA
- a CDS encoding threonine/serine ThrE exporter family protein; its protein translation is MSRFDDFLDRVLGTRRATIDAVTEAPAPLQPIDLTDDAVVAEALDVAVRVGEVLLASGTGAIDTAEQVRFVAATYGLAQCDVDVTYNSIVLSAYRGPTMPPSSTMRVVHYRSMDFTRLAAVDRLTRRIRRDAISPAQAHEELLAITTKAHPYNRWVATIAWSAMAASIAVLLGGDALVALVAFGSTFVIDRVNRKLNAAGLPFFFQHLVGGIIATAPAITLYGIRETIGVEVSPGLIIAAGVTVLLSGLSLVGSVQDAITGAPITASARFFEVLMMTGGIIAGVATTLRVASVFGAELPLISYEALPDLTQLPTKILAGAAAALFYALACYAERRALTVAALAGATGSLGYQLALGLSLGPIISSALAATVIGFAGGLMARRALTPPLVVAVAGITPLLPGLALYRGLYAMLRNQMATGMTALFSAFGIGCALAAGVTLGEWLARRTRNPRGVLRVGALRRPQLRRIPRIRLDKNRPVWRPAPGPVTGPIPVGSLHTGPIPTAPGTGPIATGPIATGPIPTGPIGSGPLATGPIPVTSQGSSGREAGSSVQTTRATLRFRRGRDSRRI
- a CDS encoding MbtH family protein; the protein is MSTNPFDDEDGRFYVLINDEEQYSLWPTFAEVPQGWRVVFGEESRAACVEYVEQNWTDMRPKSLRDAMEADEKARQGS
- a CDS encoding lysine N(6)-hydroxylase/L-ornithine N(5)-oxygenase family protein, with product MTDRSSLVADDAGRSEGNSQGDVFDLVGIGFGPSNLALAIAVEEHNTDNPSAAIRARFFERQSAFAWHPGMLLEGATMQIAFPKDLVTFRNPTSSYSFFSYLHDRGRLVDFVNHQTFFPTRHEFQDYLQWAATRVAADVRYGTEVVSVETVHNHNGVADLFAVQTADGNVVYAHSVVVGVGLRARLPKWATESARCFHNHHFLFHIEGMPEPQHQRFVVVGAGQSAAEVVQYLHTHYPQAEVHNIFNRFGYSPADDSPYANRIFDPQVVDELHAAPLSERERLLALHRSTNYSVVSPELIEALYATEYRERVSGRRRLFMRRAAEVVSVIENDGGITVEVRNNLEGDTETLECDAVVLATGFEPTSLQPLLGDLAPESPILSVARDYRLPLPESITADIYLQGGTEKTHGLTASLLSNAAIRAGEILTSIVERRELRLPGAGGGIDELGRISDHHTYATSEAR
- a CDS encoding alpha/beta fold hydrolase, encoding MPIATVNGIPLNYQVKGTGDLVVLIMGTGSPGRVWDLHQVPALVKAGYRVATFDNRGIAPSGESLGGMTIDDLVKDTAGLIELLGGPAHVIGTSMGARVAQELALARPDLVRKAAFLAGHARMDQFQLTLTEGERQLYDSGVELPPKYQAAVTAVMNLSPASLADEHTARDWLDVFEFSGGKVSAGVRAQLGMDREFDRRAAYRDITVPCLAVGFADDRMIPAYLSREVADAVPGARYEEIPDAGHYGYLERPEAVNKILVDFLAS
- a CDS encoding alpha,alpha-trehalose-phosphate synthase (UDP-forming), whose amino-acid sequence is MTAGEADAAGNHDSHAGSDFVVVANRLPVDLERLPDGTTRWKRSPGGLVTALEPILRSNNGAWVGWAGVADAESGIIVEDGLTLHSVRLSTEDIADYYEGFSNATLWPLYHDVIVRPEYRREWWNSYVEINRRFAEETAKAAAEGATVWIQDYQLQLVPKMLRMLRPDLTIGFFLHIPFPPIELFMQLPWRTEIVEGLLGADLIGFHLPGGAQNFLYLARRLAGAQTSRGNIGIRSKLGVVQVGFRSVRVGAFPISIESGRLDQQSRSRAIRDRAKALRKELGNPKKILLGVDRLDYTKGIDVRLDAVHELLAEGRMDPKDTVMVQLATPSRERVDSYVHMRGEIERTVSRINGEYAEVGRPVVHYIHRPVPRDELIAFFVAADVMLVTPLRDGMNLVAKEYIACRSDLGGALVLSEFTGAAAELRHAFLCNPHDLDDVKDKIHAAIEVPREDGRKRMRALRRQVLTHDVDRWARSFLDTLANTGGAGRALIAPDEVGEPDPA
- a CDS encoding twin-arginine translocation pathway signal produces the protein MTDEKGERVTLDKTTDEAVPSRAVDTDGGSTTAETPTADAPASDTTSDSQVSYLPHIAIGLSIVALVFAILVGWLAYGAVQQSAAETARTEARVAAEEQAVAMLAYTHDQVDAQTEAAAEGLTGDFRDEYTNLMKNIIAPGAKEKAISVQVSVQASSVVSADADHAVTLLFLNQITTSSENPEAVSSGSRVRVELDKQDGRWLVSRLTPI